The sequence GGCCGCGTGGCCGATGCCGGAGCTGGCGCCGGTGATCAGGGCTACTTGTCCGGTGAGGGAGATGTGCATGCGGTGGCGCGCCTTGAGTGAGGGCTTATTTAGCTGACCGGCGGCTGACGCTGAGAGTTCATTCGGCAGAAAGGGCTGTGGTGATTTCGTAGACGCTTTCGCGAGCAGGCTCGCTCCCACAGGGGATTTGTGTACACCGCTGATTCAGTGTGGGAGCGAGCCTGCTCGCGAAAGGGCCTTCACATTCCACCAACAATTCCCCGCTTCCCCGACATCCGACCCTATGGCAACTTGGCGGCCCTTGATGAGGCCGCAGTCTATGGCAAACCCCTACCGCGAATTGTTCAACGCCCCCGGCGCACGAAATTTTGTGCTGGCCGGGATGATCGCGCGCATGCCGATCTCCATGACCGGCATCGGCGTGATCACCATGCTTTCTCAGTTGAAGGGTGGCTACGCTTTGGCTGGTGGCGTGGCGGCGACATTTGCCCTCGCCACGGCGTTTTGTGCTCCGCAGGTTTCAAGGCTGGTGGACCGTTTCGGTCAAGGGCGGATTCTGCCGGTATCGGCGTTGATCGGCGGCGGCGCACTGCTGATGTTGCTGCTGTGCACGCGGTTACAGGCGCCGAACTGGACGCTGTTCATCTTCGCCGCACTGGCTGGTTGCATGCCGAGCATGTCGGCGATGGTGCGCGCACGCTGGACCGAGATCTATCGCGGTCAGCCGCAATTACAGACCGCGTATGCGCTGGAATCGGTGCTTGATGAGGTCTGCTTTATTGTCGGTCCGCCGCTGTCGGTGGGCTTGTGCGTGGCGGTGTTTCCCGAGGCCGGGCCGCTGGCGGCTTTGCTGGCGCTGGCGATCGGCGTGACGGCGTTCGTCGCCCAGCGCAGCACCGAGCCGCCGGTGCACCCGCATGCGTGCGAACATCAAGGCTCGATCATTGGTTCGACTGACGTTCAGTTACTGCTGGCGCTGATGATCGCCATGGGCGTTATCGTCGGTGTCATCGATGTGGTCAGCGTCGCGTTTGCCCAACAACAGGGGCAACCGGCGGCGGCGAGCATCGTGCTGTCCGTGTACGCCATCGGCTCGTGCCTGGCCGGCATCGCTTTCGGGGCAATGCGTTCGAAATTGCCATTGCCGCAGTTGTTCCTGTACGGCGGCGTGGCGACGGCGGTGACGACGTTACCGCTGTTGCTGGCGAGCAATATTTTTGGCTTGTCGCTGGCCGTGTTCGTTGCCGGGTTGTTCTTCTCGCCGACGCTGATTGTGGCGATGGCGTTGATTGAACGCATTGTGCCAGCGGCCAAACTCACCGAAGGGTTGACCTGGCTGGTGACCGGTTTGAGTATCGGCGTGGCGGTGGGTGCTGCTGGCGCCGGCGCGCTGGTCGATGCCTTCGGAGCGCGCAGCGGATTCTGGCTGGCGATCGCGGCCGGGGCGGTGGTGCTGGGCTCGGCGATACAGAGTTACCGCCATCTGAAATGAAATCACCATTGTGGGAGCGAGCCTGCTCGCGAAAGCGGTGTGTCAGGCAACATTCAGATTGAATGTGAAATAGCTTTCGCGAGCAGGCTCGCTCCCACAGGATTTGCAGTGTTACCAGCCCCGTCCCGAGTTGACCCAGAAATTCACTGACAGTGAAGTCGACACCGATTCCACCTGATGGAACCAGCCCTCCGGCAAAAACAGCAAATCCCCAGCCTCCAGCGTTACGCGCAGGAAGGTCACGTCCCGAGCAGCGGGGAAGCGCTCGTAGTCCGGCGCATCGGGGTTGAAATCACAACCATCCAGACCGCCCTTGGGCGCCGTCGACCAGGTGCCCAAGGCTTCACGATGATGCGGCGCAGCGAGGGTGAATTTCTTCTGCCCCCAGACCTGCGCGAAGAGGTTGTCGGTGTCGTCACGATGCAACGGCGTCAACGTGCCTTTCGGCCCGATCCAGATACGCGGCGGGATGAATAACGAGGCGTCGAAGTAGGCCGGGTATTTGATCTGTTGCATCAACTGCGCCGGCAGGATGTTGTTGCCCATGTAGGCGGGTGGTTCGCCATTCGCACCCTTGACCGCCGGTTGATCCAGCGAGGCGATGAAGTCGGCCATCGACGTGGAGCGAAAATCACGTTCGGTGGAGAAGGTCTTCTTCACGTAGTCGCCATGGCGGGTGATGCCTTGCAGCTCGGCGAAATGCACCAGCGATTCTTCACGGCTGAGCTTGAACAGTGGCCAGTCGTGCAGCGCATTGCTGACCACCACCGGAATGCCATTGGGCAGGTAGCGGCTTTTGAATTCGGCGACCGACAGATCACTGCGGGAAAGGCGTTCGATGCTGCTTTGGGTCGGCAGGCTGGCGGTGAGTTTTTCACTGAAGCGTGGCGGGGTCGGGTAGCGCTTGTTCATGTCGACTTTTTCCGCCACGGCGCGACCGTGCATCGCATGTTCGATGATCTGCGGCAGCATCGTTGCCAGGCCCATGTTGCCGCCGATCTTCAGGCGCCCGCTGGCGAACAGCTCTTCGACGTTGGCCATGCCGCTCATGATCCCGAGGAAATCGCGCTCGGCGACTTCAATGGTCACGTCCGGGCTGGCGTGGCGTCCGGGCACGGTGCGGCTGCTGGCCTTGACCTCGGACCAGTAGGCCTGCTGCGGACCAAACACGAATTGAAAAACGCCTTCGATGCCGACGGCGCCGGCATTGGCGAACAGTTTGCCCAGGATGCTCTGCAGGTCCACGGTGATCCCTCATTATTGGTTTTGGCCTGAACAGTTAACGAGCGCCTGTTGGGGGAATTTACTGGTCGATGACTAATTTACCCGGCGTGGGATCCGTCTCTCTCTACAGATGAATTTTTCGAGGAAAGCGTGGTGACCAAGCTGACCCTGCTGTGCCTGCCGTATTCCGGCGCCAGTGCCATGGTCTACAGCCGCTGGCGGCCGAAACTGCCGCAGTGGCTACACTTGCAACCGGTTGAGCTGCCGGGACGTGGCGCACGTTTTGGTGAGCCGCTGCACACCGACATGCGTGGGCTGGCGATGCAGCTGGCCAAGGAATTGCGCCCGACACTCAACGCCCCTTATGCGCTGTTCGGCCACAGCCTGGGCGCGTTGCTGGCCTGCGAAATGGCGCACGCCCTGCGTGCGCTGGGTTGCCCGGAACCGGTGGCGCTGTTCGCTTCCGGCACGGCGGCGCCGACCCTGCGTGCCGATTACGATCGCGGCTTTGCCGACCCCAAGACCGACGCCGAGTTGATCGAACAACTGCGCACGCTCAATGGCACCAGCGAGGAAGTGCTGGCCAACGAAGAGCTGATGAGCCTGACCTTGCCGATCCTGCGCGCGGATTTTCAACTGTGCGGCAAGTTCGAGCCGCTGGCGCGACCGCTGCTCAACTGCCCGGTGCATGTGCTCGGCGGCAAGGCTGATCGTGCCACCACTGAGCAATTGATCGGCTGGAGCAAGGAAACCCGCGGCAGTTTCTCGGTGGACATGCTCGCCGGCGGGCACTTCTTTATTCATGAGCATGAAGCCAAAGTGCTCAAGGTGATCAAGGATCAGCTCGATGTGCATCATCGCCGCCACGCCATGGTCGCGACTGCCTGAACACCTTATAACCTGTGGGAGCGAGCCTGCTCGCGAAAGCGTCGCAACAGTCAGCATTTTCATTGCCTGACATACCGCTTTCGCGAGCAGGCTCGCTCCCACCTTTGATTTGTGGTGCCCGAGAAATCCCCGCTCTGCCTCCCGCCTGACAGTTCTTCTCATTCGCTAATTTTTCCGGTCTGCATTCGTTTTATAGGGACGACGTGCCTTTGTGCTTCCTGCCTACTGATCCGGATGCTGAGAAATGAATGCTGAAGACTCCCTGAAACTTGCTCGCCGGTTTATCGGGCTACCCCTGGAAAAGCGCCAGATGTTCCTCGCTGCCCTGCAGAGGGAAGGGGTGGATTTTTCCCGGTTTCCGATTCCGACCGGCGTCGAGGCCGAGGATCGGCAGGCGCTGTCTTACGCACAGCAACGCATGTGGTTTCTCTGGCAGCTGGATCCCCAAGGTGGCGCCTATAACCTGCCGGGCGCGGTACGGCTCAATGGCCGCTTGAACCTGGCGGCACTGGAGCAAGCCTTCGCCAGCCTGGTCGAGCGTCACGAAACCCTGCGTACGGTGTTCCAGCGCCAGGCCGATGACAGTCTGCTGCAAGTGCCGGCCAGCGCGCCGCTGGTGATCCGCCATGAAGACTTCAGCGCGCTGCCGGCCGGCGAGCGTGAGCAGGCTGTGGTGCAGGCCGCCGAGCAACAGTCGGTGTTGCCATTCGATCTGGCCGTGGGTCCGCTGCTGCGGGTGACGTTGCTCAAGCTCGCCGATCAGGAGCATGTGCTGCTGCTGACCTTGCACCACATCGTCTCCGATGGCTGGTCGATGAACGTGCTGATCGACGAATTCATTCGTTGCTATGACGCATTCGATGCCTGTCAGCCGCCGCAACTGGCCGCGCTGCCGATCCAGTACAGCGACTACGCCTTGTGGCAGCGCCGTTGGCTGGAGGCGGGCGAACAGGCGCGTCAACTCGATTACTGGCAGGCGCAACTGGGCAACGAACACCCGGTGCTGGAGCTGCCGCTGGATCATTCGCGTCCGGCGATGCCGAGCTATCGCGGCACTCGCTATGAGTTCGCTGTCGATGAACAACTGGCCGGGCAACTGCGCAACACCGCGCAGCAGCATCAAGTCACGTTGTTCATGCTCTTGCTCGGTGCCTTCAACGCGCTGCTGCATCGCTACACCGGGCAGACCGACATCCGTGTCGGCGTGCCGATTGCCAACCGCAACCGTGGCGAAATCGAAGGGCTGATCGGCTTCTTCGTCAACACTCAAGTGCTGCGTACCCAACTGGACGGGCAGACCCGGGTCGACGATCTGCTGCGCGCCGTCAAGGACACCGCGCTCGGCGCTCAGGCGCATCAGGATCTGCCGTTCGAGCAACTGGTCGAAGCGCTGAAGCTGGAACGCAGCCTCAGTCACACGCCGCTGTTTCAGGTGATGTACAACCACCAGCCGCAAGTAGCGGACATCGCCAGCATCCGCACTGCCTCCGGTCTACTGCTGAACAGCCTCGACTGGCAGAGCCGTACCACCCAGTTCGACCTGACCCTCGATACCTACGAGAAGGGCGGCAAGCTGCATGCGTCGCTGACGTACGCCAGCGACTTGTTCGAGCCGGCGACCATCGAGCGCATGGCGCGCCACTGGTTGCGCTTGCTCACGGCCATGGTTGCCGATCCGTCGCAACGCGTCGGCGAATTGTCGCTGCTGGAGGCTGATGAACAGCACATGCTGGTGCACGACTGGAACAACGTCCACGCGGTTTACCCGACCGAAACACCGATCCATCAACTGATCGAAGCGCAGGTTGCGCGCACGCCGAATGCGCCTGCACTGGTGTTCGGTGAGCAGACGCTGAGCTACGCCGAACTGGATGCCCGGGCCAACCGCCTCGCGCATTTACTGGGTGAACAAGGCGTGCGGGACGACAGTCTGGTCGGCGTTTGTGCTCTGCGTTCGGTGGAAATGGTTGTGGCGCTGCTGGCGATTCTCAAGGCTGGCGGCGCTTATGTGCCACTGGATCCGGAGTACCCGCAGGAACGTCTGGCGTACATGATCGAGGACAGCGGCATCACCTTGCTGCTGACCCAGGATGCTTTGCTGGCATCGCTGCCGACTGACGGCGTGCAGGTCATCACGCTGGATCAGCCGGGCCTGCTCGACCGCTACAGCGATAGCCGCCCGAACGTCAGCGTTGATCCGCTGAACCTGGCCTATGTGATTTACACCTCGGGTTCCACCGGCAAACCGAAAGGCGCCGGCAACAGCCACGCGGCGCTGGTCAACCGCTTGTGCTGGATGCAGGAAGCGTACGCGATCGACGCCAGCGATTCGGTGTTGCAGAAAACCCCGTTCAGCTTTGACGTTTCGGTCTGGGAATTCTTCTGGCCGCTGCTGACCGGCGCGCGTCTGGTGGTTGCCGCGCCAGGTGCGCACCGCGATCCGCTGCAACTGATCGACATCATCAACCGCCACGGTATCAGTACGTTGCACTTTGTGCCGTCGATGTTGCAGGCGTTCATTCATGAGGCGGGTGTCGAAAGCTGCGTGGGCCTCAAGCGCATCGTCTGCAGCGGTGAAGCATTGCCGCTGGATGCGCAACTGCAAGTCTTCGCCAAACTGCCGAACGCTGGCCTCTACAACCTCTACGGCCCGACCGAAGCGGCGATCGACGTAACTCACTGGACCTGCGTTGACGAGGGCGCCGACAGCGTGCCGATCGGCCGGCCGATCGCCAACCTGCGCACCCACGTCCTTGATGCTGAGTTGCTGCCGGTGCCAAGTGGCGTGGCTGGCGAACTGTATCTGGGCGGCGCCGGTCTCGCGCGCAGTTATCACCAGCGTCCGGCGCTGACCGCCGAGCGGTTTGTGCCGTGCCCGTTCCACGACGGCGCGCGCCTGTATCGCACCGGTGACCGTGTGCGTCAGCGTGCCGACGGGGTGATCGAATACCTGGGTCGTCTCGACCATCAAGTGAAACTGCGCGGTCTGCGCATCGAGCTGGGTGAAATCGAAACCCGCCTGATGCAGCATCCGCTGGTGCGCGAAGCGGTGGTGCTGGTGCAGGGGGGCAAACATCTGGTCGCGTATCTGGTGCTGGAACAGGCTCAGCCGGACGAGCAGTGGCAGCAGGACGTCAAGGCGTGGCTGCTCGGCAGCCTGCCGGAATTCATGGTGCCGACCTACCTGATGACGCTGGAAAAACTGCCGGTAACGGCCAACGGCAAACTCGATCGCAAAGCCTTGCCGCAACCGGACGCCGCGCCGCAACAGGCGTTCGTTGCGCCGCAGGATGCGCTGCAAAAAGCCCTGGCGGCGATCTGGGAGGACGTGCTCGGCCTTGAGCGCGTCGGCCTCGAAGACAACTTCTTCGAACTGGGCGGCGATTCGATCATCTCGATTCAAGTGGTCAGCCGTGCGCGGCAGGCCGGGATTCGCGTCAGTCCGCGTGACCTGTTCCAGTATCAAACGGTGCGCAGCCTTGCGCTGGTCGCCACGCTGGATAATCAGACCTTGGTGGATCAGGGGCCGGTGACCGGCGACGCCGTGCTCGGGCCAATTCAACAGCATTTCTTCAGCCGCGCGATGCCGCTGCGTGAGCACTGGAACCAGTCGTTGCTGCTGACCCCACGCGACACCTTGAACGCGCAGTGGCTCGATGCTGCACTAACCGAGGTGATCAATCATCACGACGCGTTGCGCCTGCGCTTTGTCGAAAGCGCCGACGGCTGGCAGCAAAGCCATGGCCCGTTGGTTGGCAGCGCTGACTTGTGGCAGCGCGATGCCGAGTCCGCAGAACAGCTGCAGACGCTGTGCAACGAAGCCCAGCGCAGCCTCGATTTGCAGAACGGTCCGCTGTTGCGTGCATTGCTGGTGACGCTGGCCGATGGCACTCAGCGCCTGAACCTGATCATTCACCACTTGGCGGTGGACGGCGTTTCCTGGCGCGTGCTGCTGGAAGATTTGCAACAGGCTTACGAGCAGCGCTCGGCGGGCGGCGGCATTCAGTTGCCGGCCAAGACCAATGCCTTCCAGAACTGGACCGCGCGTCTGGAAAGCGCCACTGCACGCTTCGATGAACAACTGGATTACTGGAAAACCCAGCATCAAGGTGCGCAGGATCTGCCGTGCGAACGTCCCGATGGCAGCCTGCAAAACCTGCACAGCGAGAAAATCGAATGGCGCCTCGACGCCGAGCGTACCCGTCAGTTGCTGCAACAGGCGCCGGCGGCGTATCGCACGCAAGTCAATGACCTGCTGTTGACCGCACTGGCGCGCACCATCAGTCGGTGGAGCCAGCAGCCCGGCACGTTGATCGAACTCGAAGGCCATGGCCGCGAAGACCTCTTCGATGACATCGACCTGACCCGCACCGTGGGCTGGTTCACCAGTTTGTTCGCGGTCAAGCTGACGGCCGCCGACGATCTCGACGGGTCGATCAAGTCGATCAAGGAGCAACTGCGCGCCGTGCCGGACAAAGGTCTGGGCTACGGCGTGCTGCGTTATCTGGCGGCACCGGCGGTGCGCGCCGAACTGGCGGAGTTGGCGCCGCCACGGATTACCTTCAACTACCTCGGCCAGTTCGATCGTCAGTTCGACGACGCGGCGCTGTTCGTGCCGTCCGCTGAAACCAGCGGCGTTGCGCAGGATCCGGCAGCGCCGTTGGCCAACTGGCTGACGCTGGAAGGCCAGGTCTATGGCGGTGAGCTGTCGATGAGCTGGGGGTTCAGCCGCGAGATGTTCGACAGCGCGACCGTGCAGTATCTGGTCGATCAATACGCGCTGGAACTGCATGCGCTGATTGAACATTGCTGCACGTTGCAAGTCGCACAGGCAACGCCATCGGACTTCCCGCTGGCGCGCGTGACCCAGGCACAACTGGATGGGTTGCCGGTGCCGGCAGGTCAACTCGATGATGTTTATCCGCTGTCGCCGATGCAACAGGGCCTGCTGTTCCATACCCTTTATGAACAAGCGGCGGGTGAGTACATCAACCAGTTGCGCGTCGACGTGCAAGGTCTCGACCCCGAGCGTTTCCGCGCTGCGTGGCAGGCCACCGTCGATGCGCAGGACATTCTGCGCAGCGGTTTCGTCTGGCAGGGTGAGCTGACGCAGCCGGTGCAGATCGTCCACAAGCAGGTGCAACTGCCATTCAGCACGCTGGACTGGCGCGACCGCGAGGATCAGCCGGCAGCGCTCGCTGCGCTGGCAGATGCCGAGCGCCAGCAAGGTTTTGATCTGAGCTGTGCGCCACTGCTGCGACTGGTTCTGGTGCAGACCGGTGCCGAACAATGGCATTTGATTTACACCCATCACCACATCCTCATGGACGGCTGGAGCAACTCGCAGTTGCTCGGCGAAGTCTTGCAGCGCTACAGCGGGCGCACGCCGGCGAATGGCGGCGGGCGTTATCGCGACTACATCGCCTGGCTGCAACGTCAGGATGGCCAACTGAGTGAAGATTTCTGGAACGGCCAACTGGCCGCCCTGCAAGAGCCGACCCGACTGGCGCGCGCGGCCACCTCTGGCGAGAACCAGAGCGGCCACGGCGATCATTACCTGACACTGGACGTGCAGCGCACCCAGGCGCTGGAAACCTTTGCCCGCCAACAAAAAGTCACCGTCAACACCTTGGTGCAAGCGGCGTGGCTGCTGTTGCTGCAACGCTATACCGGTCACGAAGCCGTGGCGTTCGGTGCGACCGTGGCCGGGCGTCCGGCGGATCTGCCGGGCATTGAGCAGCAGGTCGGTCTGTTCATCAACACCTTGCCGGTGATCGGCGCACCGCGTCCGGATCAAAGCGTTGGCAGCTGGCTGCAAGCGGTACAGGCGCAGAATCTGAGCCTGCGCGACTTCGAACACACGCCACTGGCGGACATCCAGCGTTGGGCCGGACAGGGCGGTGAAGCACTGTTCGACAACATTCTGGTGTTCGAGAACTACCCGATTGCCCAGGCGCTGAGTCAGGCCGGGCAAGGGCTGACATTCGGTGATGTCGGCAACCTCGAACAAACCCATTACGCGCTGAGCGTGGCGGTCACCCTCGGTCAGCAGTTGGCGTTGCACTACAGCTTTGATCGCGGCCAGTTCGCCAGCGATGTCATCGCCGGCATCAGTGCGCACCTGCTGCAATTGCTTGAGCAGTTCGCCCTGTCGGCCGAGCGCAACCTCGGTGAAATCCCTTTGGCGGACGCTCAAGAGCAGGCGCGCCAGCAAGCCGAAAACCACCCGCAGCCGTACCCGGTGGACATCGGCGTGCATCAGCGCATTGCCGCGCTGGCCGCAGAAAATCCGCAGCGCACGGCGGTGATTTTCAATGATCAGCATTTCAGCTACGGCGAAATCGACCAGCGAGCCAATCAACTGGCGCACGCGCTGATCGCCCGTGGCGTCGGCGCGGAAACCCGCGTTGGCGTAGCGCTGCCGCGCAGTGAGTCGGTGATCGTCGCGCTGCTGGCCGTGCTCAAGGCTGGCGGTGCTTATGTGCCGCTGGATACCAGCTATCCGCGCGAACGCTTGGCCTATCTGATCGAAGATTCCGGGCTGGCGTTGTTGATCAGCGACTCGTCGGTGTCGACGCAATTACCGGTCGATGAATCGGTGCCGCTGCTGGAACTGGATCGTCTCGATTTGCGCGAGTTGCCGATCAAGGCGCCGCACGTGCAGCTCGATCCGCACAACCTCGCCTACGTGATTTATACCTCCGGTTCCACCGGCAATCCGAAAGGCGTCAGCGTCGCCCACGGTCCGTTGGCCATGCATTGCCAGGCCATCGGTCAGCGCTATGAAATGCGCGACAGTGACTGCGAATTCCATTTCATGTCGTTCGCCTTCGACGGTGCCCACGAACGCTGGCTGACCAGCCTGACCCACGGTGCGTCGCTGCTGATTCGCGACGACAGCTTGTGGACGCCGGAGCAGACCTACAACGCGATGATCGAACACGGCGTGACCGTGGTCGCCTTCCCGCCGGTGTACCTGCAACAACTGGCCGAACACGCCGAGCGTGTCGGCAATCCGCCGAAAGTGCGTATCTATTGCTTTGGCGGTGATGCGGTGCCGAACGCCAGTTTCGAGCGCGTTAAGCGTGCGCTCGATCCGGACTACATCATCAACGGTTACGGCCCGACCGAAACCGTGGTCACCCCACTGATCTGGAAGGCCGGTCGCGAGGTGCCATGCGGCGCTGCGTATGCGCCAATCGGCAGCCGCATTGGTGACCGTAGCGCTTATGTGCTCGACGCCGATCTGAACCTGCTGCCGCAAGGCATGGCCGGTGAGTTGTACCTTGGAGGTACAGGGCTGGCGCGGGGTTATCTGAACCGTCCGGGGCTGACTGCCGAGCGTTTTGTGGCTGATCCGTTCAGCACCAACGGCGGTTTGCTTTATCGCACTGGCGACCTGGTCCGTCAGCGTGCCGATGGCACGTTCGATTATCTGGATCGCATCGACAATCAGGTGAAAATCCGCGGTTTCCGCATCGAGCTGGGCGAAGTCGAAGCGGCGCTGCAAGCCCTCGACGGCGTACGCGAAGCGGTGGTCGTGGCGCAGGAAGGCAGCGCCGGCAGTGGCAAGCGTCTGGTGGCGTATGTGGTGGGCGATTCCAGCCGTGCCGACTTCACTGACGATCTGCGTGCACAACTCAAGGCGACGTTGCCAGCGCACATGGTGCCGGCGTATGTGCTGCGTCTGGAGCGCATGCCGCTGACGCCGAACGGCAAACTCGATCGCAAGAACCTGCCGAAACCGGACGTCAGCCAACTGCAGCAAACTTACGTTGCACCGCAAACCGCGCTGGAACAGCAACTGGCGACGATCTGGCAGGACGTGCTCAAGCTTGAGCAAGTGGGCGTCAGCGACAACTTCTTCGAGCTGGGCGGCGACTCGATCATTTCGATTCAGGTGGTCAGCCGTGCGCGGCAGGCCGGGATTCGCTTCACGCCCAAAGACCTGTTCCAGCACCAGACCATCGCCGCACTGGCGTTGGTGGCACAGACCGGAGAAGCGCTGCAATTGATCGATCAGCAACCGGTCACCGGCAGCACGGCGTTGCTGCCGATCCATCAGGAATTTTTCGCGCAGGCGATTCCCGATCGTCATCACTGGAACCAGTCAGTGATGCTCAAGCCAACGCAGGCGCTGGACCCGCAGCTGCTGGAACACGCGCTGGATGCGCTAGTGTTGCATCACGACAGCTTGCGCCTGGACTTTGTCGAGCAGGCTGACGGCTGGGGCGCGCAATACCGCGACGTTGCCACGCAAGCCGGCGAGACCATCCTCTGGCAAGTCGATGTGGCTGATCTCGCGGCGCTGGAGGCCCTGGGTGAAAAGGCCCAGCGCAGCTTGCAATTGAGC comes from Pseudomonas sp. RU47 and encodes:
- a CDS encoding MFS transporter; the encoded protein is MANPYRELFNAPGARNFVLAGMIARMPISMTGIGVITMLSQLKGGYALAGGVAATFALATAFCAPQVSRLVDRFGQGRILPVSALIGGGALLMLLLCTRLQAPNWTLFIFAALAGCMPSMSAMVRARWTEIYRGQPQLQTAYALESVLDEVCFIVGPPLSVGLCVAVFPEAGPLAALLALAIGVTAFVAQRSTEPPVHPHACEHQGSIIGSTDVQLLLALMIAMGVIVGVIDVVSVAFAQQQGQPAAASIVLSVYAIGSCLAGIAFGAMRSKLPLPQLFLYGGVATAVTTLPLLLASNIFGLSLAVFVAGLFFSPTLIVAMALIERIVPAAKLTEGLTWLVTGLSIGVAVGAAGAGALVDAFGARSGFWLAIAAGAVVLGSAIQSYRHLK
- a CDS encoding cupin-like domain-containing protein gives rise to the protein MDLQSILGKLFANAGAVGIEGVFQFVFGPQQAYWSEVKASSRTVPGRHASPDVTIEVAERDFLGIMSGMANVEELFASGRLKIGGNMGLATMLPQIIEHAMHGRAVAEKVDMNKRYPTPPRFSEKLTASLPTQSSIERLSRSDLSVAEFKSRYLPNGIPVVVSNALHDWPLFKLSREESLVHFAELQGITRHGDYVKKTFSTERDFRSTSMADFIASLDQPAVKGANGEPPAYMGNNILPAQLMQQIKYPAYFDASLFIPPRIWIGPKGTLTPLHRDDTDNLFAQVWGQKKFTLAAPHHREALGTWSTAPKGGLDGCDFNPDAPDYERFPAARDVTFLRVTLEAGDLLFLPEGWFHQVESVSTSLSVNFWVNSGRGW
- a CDS encoding thioesterase II family protein, producing MVTKLTLLCLPYSGASAMVYSRWRPKLPQWLHLQPVELPGRGARFGEPLHTDMRGLAMQLAKELRPTLNAPYALFGHSLGALLACEMAHALRALGCPEPVALFASGTAAPTLRADYDRGFADPKTDAELIEQLRTLNGTSEEVLANEELMSLTLPILRADFQLCGKFEPLARPLLNCPVHVLGGKADRATTEQLIGWSKETRGSFSVDMLAGGHFFIHEHEAKVLKVIKDQLDVHHRRHAMVATA